The genome window GGACCTGCTCGCCAAGGCCAGGGAAGCGGGCCCCGAAGCGGTGTCGGGCGAGATCAGGGACCTGCTAGCGGGCGCCGTCGGGGACGGTGCCCGCGCCGTTCTCTGCACCTGCTCGACGATCGGCGCCGTCGCCGAGTCGCAGTCGGCGACGCTCGGTGTTCCCGTGCTGCGCGTCGACCGCCCGATGGCGGCCGCCGCCGCGGCACAGGACCGCGTGGTCGTTCTCGCGTCGATCACCAACACTCTGGCGCCGACTCTCGCGCTGCTCGCCGACGAGGCGGGGGACCGGCCCGTCGACGTACGGACCGTCGTGGTGGACGGCGCCTGGGCGCGCTTCGAGGCCGGTGACCGCGACGGCTATCTGGACCTCGTCGCGACCGCGGCCGACGCGGTCACGGACAGCGATGTGATCGTG of Streptomyces sp. NBC_01363 contains these proteins:
- a CDS encoding arylsulfatase: MTLALLHTSPAHVPVFDALRDADHPGLALRHLVHEDLLAKAREAGPEAVSGEIRDLLAGAVGDGARAVLCTCSTIGAVAESQSATLGVPVLRVDRPMAAAAAAQDRVVVLASITNTLAPTLALLADEAGDRPVDVRTVVVDGAWARFEAGDRDGYLDLVATAADAVTDSDVIVLAQASMADAVTRTVTRIPVLSSPRPGLAAAAVAAR